From a single Pectinophora gossypiella unplaced genomic scaffold, ilPecGoss1.1 Pgos_44, whole genome shotgun sequence genomic region:
- the LOC126381310 gene encoding uncharacterized protein LOC126381310, whose protein sequence is MPPKKKRQSAGSADNTLNDSITMPQGALEAILATLQQSQQDFCMQLLSEVRSSTPTAQPDAAAIAAAAAAAAAAAGGATTVSGNLSQCSAHYSGSPEESLENFVDSVEIYKSCLNVSDENALRGFPMLLTHSAALWWQGVKDSTYTWKDALLRLQGAFGERRPPYRIYKQLFSLVQAEENTELFVAKVRALLSRLPIDDLSEKVKLDMTFGLLDRRIRKRVDRDCLNSFDDLLARARNIEDSLKESNVPVREETSLSARNVAGYNSPPAPPPACAAVPESFAAPAAATDHRASTSCFVEKHVTHSSDRPKRLFCVYCKQSGHVVADCKKLKSKSDTTPVISDSDKSDNAIRCYGCGASGVIRSKCPTCNPDTGQAFYSLTASTSNELSAPPLRPPRVDARARSVVIESSQSLRDVTHGARSRMRGNVDVDSSFGANSRAAADGHAHLSPARYVTGVNPSHADECTAVTGNTSLYGVSEHSSEFSKNDCFSDVGNNILSECVVNVQDSEAFRRPILDINVIGERGTGLVDSAAKTCVAGHTLYSVLIEKGHLLTPCTQIVKLADGVSKVLNVFTTRLEVTLKHKTLMVDFLIFPDAKSNETLLGINFLKKFNLVVDFGNANWYFAERSQLKFDLQFESVLSPPSTCAAMDVLRGDGVTLPSGEQREELAHPFIEKQDIIKSVLRSVSPHKKELMRTEECGENRKTQLGMMGPVVINALTRSPRELRRAQLDDPELKKVITVLENSKFVSNNVKRWTGRGYFMQQGVLYKYSPDVGKGEPQLVVPASLRPDILRECHALAGHKGLDRTLHRVSQNFYFPGMRHVIADYVMACASCRQYKPGNEKASGLLQGPILNQREVLVDLFGPFPPREQGEKWILIVEDSATGLVELYDLKEGTSEACARVLIEEYFARYGFSCRIVSSMEGFVPRITPYLRSFLSSLVSVRDQAEIQQDKRKGYVDRSCKAGEVFSIDDEVLDKFHVSQLSRFRNRDDTPPSPEVTRRPGGRPRACVPVVRVHERACSYELEGESVACDLPNNRPL, encoded by the coding sequence ATGCCGCCGAAGAAAAAACGACAAAGCGCTGGGAGCGCCGACAACACTTTGAACGACAGCATCACAATGCCACAAGGTGCATTAGAGGCTATCCTCGCTACGTTGCAGCAGTCACAGCAGGATTTTTGCATGCAACTTTTGAGCGAGGTGCGTTCATCAACACCCACCGCGCAACCCGACGCGGCCGCCATTGCTGCtgccgccgcggccgccgctgccgccgcggGCGGTGCTACTACTGTAAGCGGAAACCTGTCGCAATGTAGTGCTCATTACAGCGGCTCACCAGAAGAGTCGTTGGAGAATTTCGTGGACTCCGTCGAGATATACAAGTCGTGTCTGAACGTGTCCGACGAAAACGCTTTGCGTGGATTTCCTATGCTACTGACGCATAGCGCGGCTTTATGGTGGCAAGGTGTTAAAGACAGCACGTACACATGGAAGGATGCCCTACTCAGGTTACAGGGAGCATTTGGAGAACGTCGCCCCCCGTACCGTATTTACAAGCAGTTGTTTTCCTTGGTACAGGCTGAGGAGAATACGGAGTTGTTCGTCGCGAAGGTACGAGCACTTTTATCTCGCTTGCCCATAGACGATTTAAGCGAAAAAGTGAAGCTCGATATGACCTTCGGACTCCTAGATAGGCGAATAAGAAAACGCGTCGACCGAGATTGTTTGAACAGCTTCGATGATCTGCTCGCCAGAGCACGTAATATTGAGGATAGTCTGAAGGAGTCTAATGTTCCAGTCCGCGAAGAAACAAGTTTGTCTGCGCGCAACGTCGCCGGCTACAActcgccgccggcgccgcccccCGCGTGCGCCGCCGTCCCCGAGAGTTTTGCCGCCCCCGCCGCGGCCACCGACCATCGCGCTTCGACGTCGTGTTTCGTGGAAAAACATGTAACTCATTCTTCAGACAGGCCTAAGCGTTTGTTTTGTGTCTATTGCAAACAGAGTGGACACGTCGTTGCAGATTGCAAAAAGTTAAAATCAAAAAGTGATACTACACCGGTTATATCCGATAGTGATAAGAGTGATAACGCGATTCGGTGTTACGGTTGTGGTGCGAGTGGCGTAATTCGGTCTAAGTGTCCTACGTGTAATCCTGACACGGGTCAGGCCTTTTACTCGCTCACGGCGTCAACATCAAACGAGCTTTCCGCGCCGCCGCTTCGTCCACCCCGCGTGGACGCGCGGGCGCGTAGCGTCGTCATCGAGTCATCACAATCACTTCGTGACGTCACGCATGGCGCAAGGTCGCGCATGCGCGGTAACGTGGACGTTGACTCCAGCTTCGGCGCGAActcgcgcgccgccgccgatgGCCACGCCCACTTGTCACCCGCGCGCTACGTCACGGGAGTTAACCCTTCGCACGCCGACGAGTGTACAGCGGTGACAGGTAACACGTCGTTGTACGGCGTTTCGGAACATTCAAGTGAGTTTTCTAAAAATGATTGTTTTAGCGAtgttggtaataatattttgtctGAATGTGTTGTAAATGTACAGGACAGTGAGGCCTTCCGCCGCCCTATTTTAGATATAAATGTAATAGGAGAGCGTGGGACTGGATTGGTGGATTCCGCAGCTAAAACTTGCGTGGCTGGTCACACTCTGTACTCTGTCCTGATAGAAAAGGGTCACTTACTTACGCCGTGCACACAAATTGTAAAACTTGCTGACGGTGTGAGTAAAGTATTAAATGTTTTTACCACGAGGTTAGAGGTGACACTTAAACACAAAACTTTGATggtagattttttaattttccctGATGCGAAAAGTAACGAAACGTTACTCGGTataaactttttaaagaaatttaATCTCGTTGTAGATTTTGGTAACGCTAACTGGTACTTTGCTGAACGTAGTCAGCTAAAGTTTGACTTGCAGTTTGAGAGCGTGTTGTCACCTCCTTCCACGTGCGCTGCGATGGACGTCCTCCGGGGTGATGGGGTAACCTTGCCTAGTGGTGAACAACGTGAGGAGCTTGCCCATCCCTTTATCGAGAAACAAGATATTATAAAGTCGGTGTTGCGTAGTGTTTCGCCTCATAAAAAAGAGCTTATGCGCACGGAGGAATGTGGGGAAAATAGAAAGACTCAGTTGGGTATGATGGGCCCTGTCGTTATTAACGCTCTTACGCGAAGTCCCAGGGAATTGCGTCGAGCGCAGCTAGATGACCCGGAGCTGAAAAAGGTTATTACTGTTTTGGAGAATAGTAAGTTTGTGTCTAATAATGTCAAGCGTTGGACAGGAAGAGGATACTTCATGCAGCAGGGAGTGTTGTATAAGTACAGCCCTGATGTTGGCAAAGGGGAGCCGCAGTTGGTTGTTCCTGCTAGTCTCCGGCCAGACATCTTAAGGGAGTGTCATGCGCTAGCTGGTCATAAGGGGCTAGATAGGACATTACATAGGGTCTCACAGAACTTTTATTTCCCAGGTATGCGTCACGTCATTGCAGACTATGTTATGGCTTGTGCTTCATGCCGACAGTATAAGCCTGGAAATGAAAAAGCTTCTGGTCTGTTACAGGGACCTATTTTGAATCAGAGAGAGGTCTTAGTTGACTTGTTTGGTCCGTTCCCTCCGAGAGAGCAGGGGGAGAAGTGGATTTTGATAGTAGAAGATTCTGCGACTGGATTGGTGGAGCTTTATGACTTGAAGGAAGGTACTTCAGAGGCCTGTGCTCGCGTCTTGATAGAAGAATACTTTGCTCGTTATGGTTTTTCATGTCGCATTGTTTCGAGTATGGAAGGTTTTGTGCCTCGTATCACTCCTTATTTGAGGAGTTTTCTTAGTTCATTGGTGTCTGTGAGGGATCAAGCTGAGATACAACAGGATAAGCGAAAAGGTTACGTCGATAGGTCTTGCAAGGCAGGAGAGGTATTCTCTATAGATGATGAGGTGTTGGATAAGTTCCATGTATCACAGCTCAGTCGTTTTCGTAATAGGGATGATACGCCTCCTAGTCCAGAAGTGACAAGACGTCCCGGGGGTCGTCCTCGTGCGTGTGTACCCGTGGTGCGAGTTCATGAACGTGCCTGTTCTTATGAACTCGAGGGGGAGAGTGTAGCGTGTGACCTACCTAATAACCGCCCTCTGTAG